From a region of the Gimesia sp. genome:
- a CDS encoding DUF502 domain-containing protein has product MEQHVTHVKKSFGFLKTTAIGGLIFLLPLIVIGILVGEIAPIVLAIAKVLSNSSYIDTEKPADVALLFALSIAIVVLMCFLAGVIARWSIGQKLSRFMEKNLIILFPRYAIYREQLKGSIGGEHNKPELIPVLVRFDDVTRLAFEAERTEGSLVSIFLPGSPDPWTGNVIFMSPNRVERLDIPFSEALGICERMGRESLHFLEQPPQPLTEN; this is encoded by the coding sequence ATGGAACAGCATGTCACACACGTTAAAAAGAGTTTTGGCTTTCTGAAAACCACCGCCATCGGGGGGCTGATCTTTCTGTTGCCCCTGATCGTCATCGGAATTCTGGTGGGGGAGATTGCTCCCATAGTACTGGCGATCGCCAAGGTGCTGTCCAATTCCAGTTACATCGACACAGAAAAACCTGCCGACGTCGCACTCTTGTTTGCATTGTCGATTGCGATCGTCGTGCTGATGTGTTTCTTAGCAGGGGTGATTGCCCGCTGGTCCATCGGACAAAAACTGTCCAGGTTCATGGAAAAGAATCTGATCATTCTCTTCCCCCGATATGCCATCTATCGTGAGCAGCTCAAAGGCAGTATTGGCGGCGAGCATAATAAACCGGAGTTGATTCCGGTTCTGGTCCGCTTTGACGATGTCACCCGGCTGGCTTTCGAAGCCGAACGTACGGAAGGTTCACTCGTTTCCATCTTCCTGCCCGGTTCCCCCGATCCCTGGACGGGGAATGTGATTTTCATGTCACCAAACAGAGTCGAACGACTCGACATTCCCTTCTCCGAAGCACTGGGGATCTGTGAACGGATGGGGCGCGAGTCGCTGCATTTTCTGGAACAGCCTCCCCAACCACTCACGGAAAATTAA
- a CDS encoding sulfatase-like hydrolase/transferase — protein sequence MQRQHLRWYLIYLLFLITLVTPLHAGERPNFLIIFTDDQGIHDVGCYGSEIPTPNIDLLAKEGLLFRQYYSASAICTPSRFGLLTGRNPSRSRDQLLGALMFMSDVDQNRGIQPGETTIAEVLQQNGYQTALLGKWHLGHGTESFLPVSHGFDLFRGHTGGCIDYFTMTYGNIPDWYHNRQHVTENGYATDLITEEAEHFLKDQRTAEKPFFLFLAYNAPHFGKGWSPKAQEPVNIMQPRGTDLKRVSFIKDKVRREFAAMTVALDDGIGRVMSTLKNNGLDENTVVIFMTDHGGDYVYGGSNQPFRGGKATLFEGGIRVPFIMRWPGKIKAGTETSEVTWALDLFPTICRLADVDTSSLTLDGRDISTLLTERKPVSSREFYWQLGPHQELDRGRWTAVRQGDWKYLEDAQGAEFLFNLKTDPYEKQNLIKTEPEKYQALQQRRDELAKELSPQAQPRE from the coding sequence ATGCAAAGACAACACTTGCGCTGGTACCTCATTTACCTCCTGTTTCTAATCACGCTTGTGACACCTCTGCATGCAGGCGAGCGGCCGAACTTCCTGATTATCTTTACCGATGATCAGGGCATCCATGATGTCGGCTGTTATGGCAGCGAGATTCCCACGCCGAACATCGATCTCCTGGCAAAAGAGGGGCTGCTGTTTCGGCAATACTATTCTGCCTCCGCAATTTGTACCCCCTCCCGGTTTGGGCTGCTCACAGGACGCAATCCGAGTCGCTCACGCGACCAGCTGCTCGGCGCTTTGATGTTCATGAGTGACGTCGATCAGAATCGGGGCATCCAGCCGGGTGAGACGACTATCGCGGAAGTCTTGCAACAAAACGGATACCAGACTGCCCTGCTCGGTAAATGGCATCTGGGGCACGGCACTGAATCCTTCCTGCCGGTCTCTCACGGTTTTGATCTATTTCGCGGCCATACCGGAGGTTGTATCGATTACTTCACAATGACCTATGGAAACATTCCGGACTGGTATCACAATCGTCAACATGTGACAGAGAACGGGTACGCCACCGATCTGATTACCGAAGAAGCAGAACATTTCCTGAAAGACCAGCGGACGGCGGAGAAACCATTCTTTCTGTTCCTGGCGTATAACGCGCCCCACTTTGGCAAAGGCTGGTCTCCCAAAGCTCAGGAACCGGTAAACATCATGCAGCCGCGCGGTACTGACCTGAAACGGGTCTCCTTCATCAAAGACAAAGTCCGCCGCGAATTTGCCGCCATGACGGTCGCCCTTGATGATGGTATCGGCCGTGTCATGTCGACCCTGAAGAATAACGGTTTGGATGAAAATACAGTGGTGATTTTCATGACCGATCACGGCGGCGACTACGTTTACGGCGGCAGTAATCAGCCGTTTCGAGGGGGCAAAGCAACTCTGTTTGAAGGGGGTATTCGTGTGCCCTTTATCATGCGCTGGCCCGGCAAGATTAAAGCCGGAACTGAAACCAGCGAAGTCACCTGGGCGCTCGACCTGTTCCCCACCATCTGCCGCCTCGCTGATGTAGATACCAGCAGCCTGACTCTGGACGGTCGTGATATTTCGACACTGCTGACTGAGAGGAAGCCGGTTAGCTCCAGGGAATTCTACTGGCAGTTGGGGCCCCATCAGGAACTGGATCGAGGCCGCTGGACCGCTGTCCGGCAAGGGGACTGGAAATACCTCGAGGACGCCCAGGGAGCAGAATTTCTGTTCAACCTGAAAACAGATCCCTATGAAAAACAGAACCTGATTAAAACAGAGCCGGAAAAATATCAGGCACTCCAGCAGCGTCGGGATGAACTAGCCAAAGAACTCTCACCCCAGGCACAACCCCGCGAGTAA
- a CDS encoding alkaline phosphatase D family protein — translation MQSLTRRMALKLFALGTTFFGFKKTTALTAAKSESAAPVIGRWKKTNDRVWLGEEFWANPMEDWRIIDGAAECLSTGGSRNIQLLTHQLTNPKASFTMSVHVSQVEFKQQDGGVGFRIGVKSDINEYRSNCFAKSGIKAGVVNGKLILGNKEQKLKQPVDLKDCVLTVVGKPEGEKYSLTLLVSDSESDKPLDTISHTFPPQAVLGNVAVVSNFDPRFKRMIGARYRFSDWSVTGDAFSVSVDHKFGPILWSQYSLSDSRSDDGFVMKMTALTGPLGEQDNKEVLLFIKKGNEWKPAGSAELDTDAWTATFRVPNWDEKEETPFKLVYQEKLKDGTEINADRTGIIRANPVGRPLKLGALTCQKDYGFPYEPVANNLLKVDPDLLYFSGDQLYEDHGGFGLIREPAEPAILNYLRKFYMHGWAFGEAMRDRPVICLPDDHDVFQGNIWGEGGMKMKEGTTSSNGGYREPARMVNVVHKTCTAHHPDYADPTPCKQNISVYYGDMVYGDVGFAIVADRQFKSGPEHVETGSGRADHVTDANFDTSKLDKPDLVLLGERQEKFLERWCDDWRGHTIKVLFSQTVFAGVATHHGGYDGYLKADLDCGSWPQTARNRAVRIIRKGMPLHINGDQHLTTLSQYGADEQRDSCWAFCTPAISAGYPRWWRPDEVGMQHENRPKHGLPNTGEYVDGFGNKVYVYAVGNPEPASEKNRYDLAHQKGSGFGLVLIDPKEKTYTLHSYRFLVDATDGRASNEFPGWPVTIHQKENGGETKLIS, via the coding sequence ATGCAATCACTGACCCGACGGATGGCGCTGAAACTGTTTGCCCTGGGGACGACATTTTTCGGTTTCAAAAAAACAACAGCATTAACCGCAGCAAAGTCAGAGAGTGCCGCTCCTGTCATCGGCCGCTGGAAGAAAACGAATGATCGGGTCTGGCTGGGAGAAGAATTCTGGGCCAATCCGATGGAAGACTGGCGAATCATTGATGGGGCCGCCGAGTGCCTGTCAACGGGCGGCAGTCGCAATATTCAGTTGCTGACTCATCAACTGACGAATCCCAAAGCGTCGTTTACCATGTCCGTCCATGTCAGTCAGGTAGAATTCAAACAGCAGGACGGCGGCGTCGGTTTTCGTATTGGTGTCAAAAGTGATATTAACGAATACCGCAGCAACTGTTTCGCGAAGAGCGGAATCAAAGCGGGAGTCGTCAACGGCAAACTGATCCTGGGCAATAAAGAACAGAAACTCAAGCAGCCGGTCGATCTGAAAGACTGTGTCTTGACCGTTGTTGGTAAACCCGAGGGGGAAAAGTATTCATTAACGCTGCTGGTCAGCGATTCTGAATCAGACAAGCCACTGGATACGATTTCACACACCTTTCCTCCCCAGGCTGTGCTGGGCAACGTCGCGGTCGTCAGCAATTTCGATCCACGTTTCAAACGCATGATTGGTGCCCGTTACCGCTTCAGCGACTGGTCGGTAACAGGTGATGCATTTTCTGTTTCCGTCGATCATAAATTTGGTCCTATCTTATGGTCGCAGTATTCACTCAGTGATTCGCGCAGTGACGATGGTTTCGTGATGAAGATGACTGCTCTAACAGGTCCACTGGGGGAGCAGGATAACAAAGAAGTGCTACTGTTCATCAAGAAGGGAAACGAATGGAAACCGGCGGGATCGGCTGAACTGGATACGGATGCCTGGACAGCCACGTTTCGGGTTCCCAACTGGGACGAAAAAGAGGAAACGCCTTTTAAACTGGTCTATCAGGAAAAATTGAAAGATGGTACCGAGATCAATGCAGATCGAACGGGTATCATTCGCGCCAATCCTGTCGGACGTCCGCTCAAACTGGGAGCATTGACCTGCCAGAAAGATTATGGGTTTCCGTATGAGCCGGTAGCGAACAATCTACTGAAAGTCGATCCGGACCTGCTCTATTTCTCAGGCGATCAGTTATATGAAGATCATGGTGGCTTTGGCCTGATCCGTGAACCTGCGGAGCCCGCGATTCTGAATTATCTACGTAAATTCTACATGCATGGCTGGGCCTTTGGTGAAGCGATGCGTGACCGTCCTGTCATCTGTCTACCCGACGATCATGACGTCTTCCAGGGAAATATCTGGGGGGAAGGCGGGATGAAGATGAAAGAAGGAACCACATCTTCGAATGGAGGTTATCGGGAACCGGCGCGGATGGTGAATGTAGTTCACAAAACGTGTACCGCTCATCATCCCGATTACGCCGACCCGACTCCCTGCAAGCAGAATATCAGCGTTTACTATGGAGATATGGTTTATGGCGACGTTGGTTTTGCCATTGTTGCCGACCGGCAGTTTAAGAGTGGCCCTGAACATGTTGAAACAGGCAGCGGTCGGGCAGACCATGTGACCGATGCCAACTTCGATACATCCAAACTGGATAAACCCGACCTGGTACTGCTGGGCGAGCGTCAGGAAAAATTCCTGGAACGCTGGTGCGATGACTGGCGGGGCCACACGATTAAAGTCCTGTTCAGCCAGACCGTCTTTGCCGGAGTCGCGACCCACCATGGCGGTTACGATGGTTACCTGAAAGCCGACCTCGATTGTGGCAGCTGGCCTCAGACTGCCCGCAACCGGGCTGTGCGTATTATCCGTAAGGGGATGCCGCTGCATATCAACGGCGATCAGCATCTGACCACATTGTCCCAATATGGAGCCGATGAGCAGCGCGACAGCTGCTGGGCTTTCTGTACTCCCGCGATTTCCGCAGGTTACCCCCGCTGGTGGCGTCCAGATGAAGTCGGCATGCAGCATGAGAATCGCCCGAAACATGGTCTGCCCAATACGGGTGAATATGTAGACGGGTTTGGCAACAAGGTGTATGTCTACGCCGTAGGTAATCCGGAACCGGCCAGTGAGAAAAACCGCTACGATCTGGCACATCAGAAAGGCAGCGGCTTTGGTCTGGTATTGATCGATCCCAAAGAAAAAACGTATACGTTGCACTCCTATCGTTTCCTGGTAGATGCGACCGACGGGAGAGCATCCAATGAATTTCCAGGCTGGCCGGTTACGATTCACCAGAAAGAAAACGGAGGCGAAACCAAACTGATCAGCTGA
- a CDS encoding prolyl oligopeptidase family serine peptidase has protein sequence MKCLLSLFACVFTLNSTLLVYSAEDLTVLPPMTGEAAESGLVYQALQKRAHAAFAKRKEVYENIKTPEDCEAYQKRMKDFFQTQIGGFPERTPLNPRVIGKLKGDGFRVENVIYESWPGHHVTANLYLPTTPPPYPGVLVPCGHSHNGKASDGYQRACMLLAKNGMAALCYDPIGQGERYQVLSEQPNEFFKGGSRYRPPHPQVQYYCTAEHTLMTVSSIPLGSNSARYRIWDGMRSIDYLVSRPEIDASRIGCTGNSGGGTLTSYIMALDERVQAAAPVCYSTMYRYLIDFNGPQDGEQNIFGQLAYGMDIADYTLMRAPKPTLICAGTHDSTFKIDGTWELFREAKRFYTRMGYAERVDIIEADAPHGFTIKLREGSARWMNRWLLHKENAIFEGDLPVFTDEELQCSQSGQILLDAGERSLFEINDGLNQQLAKERAELWSSGDLGTLRDQVREVSGIKRLETLPRPTSQTVGSIERPGYKITKLILKPDHGIPLPALLFEPEAPTGKRTLYLHGEGKQVNAAAGGPIEQRVKQGETVLAIDIRAIGETSRKNNRKIGWSHGLLGPNYHEWAVAYLLGESMVKLRAEDILVAARFLSEYGSSDKPEQVELVAIGETGIPALHAAALEPQLFSEVDLNRMISSWGEVVKTPETQNQLINTVHGSLKVYDLPNLITLVGKERVKVSQPADVKAGLATREP, from the coding sequence ATGAAATGCCTGCTGTCACTGTTCGCTTGTGTTTTCACTCTCAATAGCACGCTGCTCGTCTATTCTGCGGAAGACCTCACGGTCCTGCCACCAATGACGGGCGAAGCCGCCGAGTCCGGTCTGGTGTACCAGGCTCTGCAAAAACGGGCGCATGCAGCATTCGCGAAACGGAAAGAGGTCTATGAAAACATCAAAACCCCGGAGGACTGTGAAGCCTACCAGAAGCGGATGAAAGATTTCTTCCAAACACAGATTGGCGGATTTCCGGAACGAACGCCGCTGAATCCCCGCGTGATCGGAAAACTGAAGGGGGACGGATTTCGAGTCGAGAATGTGATTTACGAAAGCTGGCCCGGGCATCATGTGACCGCCAACCTGTATCTGCCCACCACGCCGCCCCCTTATCCGGGAGTGCTGGTCCCCTGCGGACACAGTCATAACGGAAAAGCATCAGACGGATACCAGCGGGCCTGCATGCTGCTGGCCAAAAACGGGATGGCAGCACTCTGCTACGATCCGATCGGGCAGGGGGAACGGTACCAGGTATTGTCAGAGCAACCCAATGAATTCTTCAAAGGAGGCAGTCGCTATCGTCCGCCTCATCCACAGGTACAGTATTACTGCACGGCAGAGCATACGCTGATGACGGTCAGCTCGATTCCCCTGGGCAGCAACTCGGCCCGCTATCGCATCTGGGACGGCATGCGAAGCATTGACTACCTGGTCAGTCGTCCGGAGATCGATGCCAGCCGAATCGGCTGTACGGGAAATTCAGGCGGAGGCACACTGACCAGTTACATCATGGCGCTGGACGAACGGGTGCAGGCGGCAGCGCCGGTCTGCTACTCGACCATGTATCGTTACCTGATCGACTTCAATGGTCCCCAGGATGGCGAGCAGAATATCTTCGGACAGCTGGCTTATGGCATGGACATCGCCGATTACACATTGATGCGGGCTCCCAAACCGACGCTGATCTGTGCCGGCACACATGACTCGACGTTCAAAATTGATGGTACGTGGGAACTGTTCCGCGAAGCCAAACGGTTCTATACACGCATGGGTTATGCGGAGCGGGTGGATATCATCGAAGCCGACGCCCCGCATGGATTCACTATCAAGCTGCGGGAAGGTTCTGCACGCTGGATGAACCGCTGGCTGCTGCACAAGGAAAACGCGATCTTCGAAGGGGATCTGCCCGTCTTTACCGATGAGGAACTGCAATGTTCTCAGTCGGGGCAGATACTGCTCGATGCAGGCGAACGTTCGCTGTTTGAAATCAACGATGGTCTGAATCAGCAGCTCGCAAAAGAACGGGCGGAACTCTGGAGCAGCGGCGACCTCGGCACGCTGCGCGATCAGGTGCGTGAAGTGAGCGGAATCAAGCGACTGGAGACACTGCCCCGCCCAACATCCCAAACAGTCGGCTCTATTGAGCGACCGGGTTACAAGATCACAAAGCTGATCCTGAAACCAGATCACGGTATCCCACTGCCCGCGCTGCTGTTTGAACCGGAAGCCCCCACCGGCAAACGGACCCTCTATCTGCATGGTGAGGGCAAGCAGGTGAATGCTGCAGCAGGAGGACCGATTGAACAGCGAGTCAAACAGGGCGAGACCGTTCTGGCGATAGATATTCGTGCGATCGGAGAGACTTCACGCAAGAACAATCGTAAGATCGGCTGGTCGCATGGTCTGCTGGGCCCCAACTATCATGAATGGGCGGTGGCCTACCTGCTGGGTGAATCGATGGTCAAACTGCGGGCAGAAGACATTCTGGTCGCCGCCCGGTTCCTGTCAGAATATGGTTCGAGTGACAAACCAGAACAGGTTGAACTGGTCGCGATCGGAGAAACGGGGATTCCCGCGCTGCACGCCGCGGCTCTGGAACCGCAACTCTTTTCAGAAGTCGATCTGAACCGGATGATTTCCTCCTGGGGGGAAGTTGTGAAAACACCGGAAACCCAGAATCAGCTGATCAATACCGTGCATGGATCACTTAAGGTCTACGACCTGCCAAACCTGATCACCCTGGTAGGGAAAGAGCGGGTCAAGGTCTCCCAGCCGGCGGATGTCAAAGCGGGTCTGGCCACGCGAGAGCCTTGA
- a CDS encoding Trx7/PDZ domain-containing (seleno)protein — MLRNVCVCVLCVLTFGSLLQAQTREEKVRRDREKVEASGYWIYNDLERGFQQARETKRPMLVVLRCIPCEECVKLDEELMEKDPQLKPLMDQFVRVRQISTNGLDLSLFQYDYDQSFAVFLLNADRTIYGRFGTRSHHTLWSEDVSIEGLAKAMQGALELHAKYDSVKDSLAAKQGPRPDVPSPEKYPLLEGRYRSQINEKKEVVKSCIHCHQVGDAQRDSYLRQGKPLPERILFQYPHPKILGLILDPTEKATVKEVKPASIAAKSGFQPGDEILMLAGQPLLSIADIQWILHRAESQDELTAEIKRDGNIQQLTLALPSGWKRADDLSWRVSSWPMRRMVLGGAILEETTPEERTAAGLPANASMALRIRGLGKYGLHATARRRGFQEGDIITGFDGQTNLARETDLLAYGVNSHQPGETVNVTVFRGGKQLKLSLPRQK; from the coding sequence ATGCTGAGGAACGTTTGCGTCTGTGTACTTTGTGTGTTGACTTTTGGTTCACTACTCCAGGCCCAGACGCGCGAAGAAAAGGTGCGTCGGGATCGGGAGAAAGTGGAAGCCTCGGGCTACTGGATCTATAACGATCTGGAACGGGGGTTCCAGCAGGCACGTGAGACAAAACGCCCCATGCTGGTTGTCCTGCGGTGCATTCCCTGTGAAGAGTGTGTCAAACTGGATGAGGAGCTGATGGAAAAAGATCCTCAGCTGAAGCCCCTGATGGATCAGTTTGTGCGGGTGCGGCAGATCTCGACCAATGGTCTGGATCTCTCCCTGTTTCAATACGATTATGACCAGTCATTTGCGGTGTTTCTGCTGAATGCGGATCGTACGATCTATGGACGATTTGGCACACGGTCGCATCATACACTCTGGTCCGAAGATGTGTCGATCGAGGGACTGGCCAAGGCGATGCAGGGGGCACTGGAACTGCATGCGAAATATGACTCAGTGAAAGATTCTCTGGCCGCCAAGCAGGGGCCTCGCCCCGACGTTCCTTCGCCAGAAAAGTATCCGCTGCTGGAAGGACGATACCGGTCGCAGATCAACGAGAAAAAAGAAGTAGTCAAAAGCTGCATCCACTGTCATCAGGTTGGTGATGCACAGCGAGACTCTTATCTACGACAGGGAAAACCTCTGCCGGAACGAATCCTGTTTCAGTATCCGCATCCTAAAATCCTGGGTCTGATTCTGGATCCGACTGAAAAAGCGACGGTGAAAGAAGTCAAACCGGCGTCGATTGCTGCGAAATCAGGATTTCAGCCCGGCGATGAGATCCTGATGTTGGCAGGTCAACCCTTGCTCTCGATCGCAGACATTCAGTGGATCCTGCATCGCGCAGAGAGCCAGGATGAGTTGACGGCAGAGATCAAACGTGACGGTAACATACAACAGCTGACGCTTGCCTTACCCAGCGGCTGGAAACGAGCCGATGATTTGTCGTGGCGCGTGAGCAGTTGGCCGATGCGGCGGATGGTACTGGGAGGGGCGATCCTGGAAGAGACAACTCCGGAAGAACGAACGGCAGCCGGTCTGCCTGCAAATGCATCGATGGCACTGCGAATTCGGGGTCTGGGCAAATATGGTCTGCATGCCACCGCCCGGCGACGGGGCTTTCAGGAGGGAGATATTATCACAGGCTTTGACGGACAAACCAACCTGGCCCGCGAGACCGATCTGTTAGCTTACGGAGTTAACTCCCATCAACCGGGAGAGACGGTAAACGTCACTGTCTTCCGGGGCGGGAAACAGCTTAAGCTGAGTCTGCCCCGTCAGAAATGA
- a CDS encoding agmatine deiminase family protein, producing the protein MSEITRRLPAEWEPHQATLLCFPHNGNDWPGKYEVIQWAFIEIIRKVVEYERVLLVVKNEALQQKVAAMLQQAHANTKQVKYILQNTNRSWMRDSGPIVVQRSDGKREALQFRFNGWAKYPNHRLDWQIPSAVAQSLKLPLTEVTYEGRPVVLEGGAIEVNGRGTLITTEECLLDQKTQVRNPSFSKEDYAAVFAEYLGVSNVIWLGDGIEGDDTHGHVDDICRFVNPTTVVACVEPNKKDVNHRRLAQNRERLKSARLEDGSKLKVVEMPMPGRLDFEDLRLPASYVNFLVTNGCVLMPTFNDPNDVQALGILSELYPDRQVIGIHAVDLVWGLGTLHCLSHEIAVAAK; encoded by the coding sequence ATGAGCGAGATCACCCGCAGACTGCCCGCTGAATGGGAACCACACCAGGCCACGCTGCTCTGCTTTCCGCATAATGGCAATGACTGGCCGGGGAAGTACGAAGTCATCCAATGGGCATTCATCGAAATCATCCGCAAGGTGGTCGAGTATGAGCGCGTGCTGCTGGTTGTGAAAAATGAGGCACTGCAGCAGAAAGTCGCTGCCATGCTGCAGCAGGCGCACGCGAATACGAAGCAGGTCAAATACATTCTGCAGAATACGAACCGCAGCTGGATGCGAGATTCGGGACCGATCGTCGTGCAGCGGAGTGACGGCAAACGCGAGGCACTCCAGTTTCGCTTTAACGGCTGGGCCAAGTATCCCAATCATCGCCTGGACTGGCAAATCCCCTCTGCAGTCGCGCAGTCATTAAAGCTCCCCCTGACGGAGGTCACCTATGAGGGACGTCCCGTGGTTCTGGAAGGGGGAGCGATCGAAGTCAACGGACGGGGCACCCTGATCACAACCGAGGAATGTCTGCTCGACCAGAAAACCCAGGTGCGTAATCCCAGCTTCTCAAAAGAAGACTACGCCGCTGTCTTTGCAGAATATCTGGGCGTTTCGAATGTCATCTGGCTCGGGGACGGCATCGAAGGAGATGACACGCACGGCCACGTGGATGACATCTGCCGGTTTGTGAATCCGACGACCGTTGTTGCCTGCGTGGAGCCGAACAAAAAAGATGTCAATCATCGTCGTCTGGCACAGAATCGGGAGCGTCTGAAAAGTGCACGCCTCGAAGACGGCAGCAAGCTCAAAGTGGTAGAAATGCCCATGCCGGGTCGTCTCGACTTTGAGGATTTACGACTCCCCGCCAGCTACGTGAATTTTCTGGTCACCAACGGTTGTGTGCTGATGCCAACGTTTAACGATCCAAACGACGTGCAGGCCCTGGGAATTCTGAGCGAGCTTTATCCGGATCGCCAGGTGATTGGCATTCATGCAGTCGATCTGGTCTGGGGGCTGGGAACGCTGCATTGTCTGAGTCATGAGATTGCCGTAGCAGCAAAATAA
- a CDS encoding metallophosphoesterase produces MPVHLPAQNRRQFLLTLGAGFLTYSAGAFAKDSQQSDIIYLLNDTHIGEKHPENSPVSSHLRKVVSELVSLEQKPACVLINGDLALRDGQPGDYRHLAKLIRPVQEAKIDMHLTLGNHDERDVFYSVMQEEQPETPPVKSKHISVVQTLHANFFLLDSLHKTMVTQGTLGAEQRSWLAKALDAHADKPAIIMTHHNPRLGGDPNHFPGGLTDSVELWEILAPRKQVKAYIHGHIHHRSNAEHKGIHIINTPATSYVGNPKASTTGWTIAKLSPTGITLTTRTTDDQHPWNHQSQTLTWR; encoded by the coding sequence ATGCCCGTGCATCTGCCCGCCCAGAACCGTCGCCAGTTCCTGCTTACTCTCGGAGCTGGTTTCCTCACGTATTCTGCTGGTGCCTTTGCCAAAGATTCACAACAGTCAGATATTATCTACCTGCTCAACGACACCCATATCGGTGAGAAGCACCCGGAGAATTCTCCCGTGTCCAGTCATCTCCGCAAAGTAGTCAGTGAACTGGTAAGCCTGGAACAGAAGCCAGCCTGCGTTCTCATCAACGGAGACCTGGCACTGCGGGATGGTCAGCCCGGTGATTACCGTCATCTGGCGAAACTGATTCGCCCCGTGCAGGAGGCAAAAATCGACATGCACCTGACCCTGGGGAACCATGACGAACGCGATGTGTTCTACAGCGTCATGCAGGAAGAACAACCAGAAACACCGCCGGTTAAATCGAAGCATATTTCCGTGGTGCAGACACTGCACGCGAACTTCTTTCTGCTTGATTCGCTGCATAAAACCATGGTTACCCAGGGAACGCTGGGAGCAGAACAGCGTTCCTGGCTGGCGAAAGCCCTTGATGCCCACGCCGATAAGCCGGCCATCATCATGACGCACCACAATCCCCGACTGGGAGGCGATCCCAATCATTTCCCGGGTGGCTTAACGGATTCGGTCGAACTCTGGGAAATCCTGGCACCGCGTAAACAGGTGAAAGCTTACATCCATGGACACATTCACCATCGTAGTAATGCCGAGCATAAAGGGATTCACATCATCAATACTCCAGCGACCTCCTATGTCGGGAATCCCAAAGCTTCCACGACCGGCTGGACGATCGCGAAACTGAGCCCCACGGGCATCACACTCACCACCCGTACAACCGACGATCAACATCCCTGGAATCACCAGAGCCAGACACTCACCTGGCGTTAA